AAATGAAAATTTTTAAGTTGCTTCGTGCTCTCCCTGCGCTTCGTGGTTATTTTCCCTTTTGTTCCAGTCAGAATTCCTCTGATAGCTCTTTAGTCCAGCAACCCTTTCTTCCCAGGTAAGCTTATTCCCCCACACATCCTTTCCAGTTAAGGCAGTGCCAAATTTGTAATACTTGTTCTCAATCAGGCTATTGTATAGGCTTCCTGCTTTATTGGTTAGACTGCTTAAATGGCCAAGGTCATACTTTTTTCCAAGGTTTAAACCTGCCAAAAAGGCTTGCTCTGGGTTTTTAAGGTAGCCAGAGTAAGTATTAAGCTTTGCGATTGCATCCCTTGTTTTGTTTATTGTTCCTGCTAAATTTGCGGTTTGCTTAAACATTGAGGCACCCCTGGCTAAAGGACCAAGCAAGGAAAGCCATTGGTCTACTCCAGATAGCTTCTGTCCTGTTATAAAATCCCTACCGGCAATCGCACAGGCAAAGGAATAGATTTGGCCAATCCCAGGAAGACCACGAACAACGGTTGAGACAACCCCCGATACTACCGACCATACCTTCTGATACCACTTTTCCTTCTTTGGCTTGGGAGGGGGTGGTGGTGGCTCAATCTTATCTAGGGCATCCTTGGGAATATAGGTCTGTAGCTCTTCGGTGGATATTTGTTCTACGCTTCTTTGTCCAAGAAGCTTAAGGTATTCATTGGTTGTGTTAGAGGTCGGAATAAACCTTCTTTCAGAGCCAAGGATAAGGAAGTCTCCCAGGATTCCATCGGATACAACCTTTGCCTTAAGGGAATCACCGGTTAAGGATAGAAAGAAATTCATCATCGGAAATGCTTTTTGCATCATTAGGCTTTAAGCTAAATATCTGCATTGTTCCTGTATCAATAAGATGCTTTGTTCCTGAGAAGATAAGGAAATAATCTTCTTTCTTTATTAAAGAAGGGACATTAGAATAGTATTCAACTGTCTTTATTAAGCTTCCATCGGGATATTTTATCTCAGGAAGGACATCACCGGTTGGAAATTGGGATAATTGCTCTGAGGTTAGCTCTGTAATAGATGTGCCATCAGGGGCATAGGCTTTAACACTATTATTGGGAATAAGCCTTTTCTTTCCATTCATTATGTAAAATGTGTAGTCCTGGTATTTGATAAACTTGCCCTCATAGGATTGGGGATTAAAATCTTGGGATTGGGTTTGGATATTGCTTTCTGAGGTCTCATAAGGGTTATACCAGGGAGGGCTAACCAGGGATGGATCAAGGGAGGGACTAAGAGAGCCAGAATCAGATTTATTATCTGAAATATTGA
The sequence above is a segment of the bacterium genome. Coding sequences within it:
- a CDS encoding pre-toxin TG domain-containing protein, which encodes MMNFFLSLTGDSLKAKVVSDGILGDFLILGSERRFIPTSNTTNEYLKLLGQRSVEQISTEELQTYIPKDALDKIEPPPPPPKPKKEKWYQKVWSVVSGVVSTVVRGLPGIGQIYSFACAIAGRDFITGQKLSGVDQWLSLLGPLARGASMFKQTANLAGTINKTRDAIAKLNTYSGYLKNPEQAFLAGLNLGKKYDLGHLSSLTNKAGSLYNSLIENKYYKFGTALTGKDVWGNKLTWEERVAGLKSYQRNSDWNKRENNHEAQGEHEAT